GTGTCCGGAGTCCTCGATGCCTTCGGCGATGTGGGCGAGGTGTTCGGGGATGTCGCGGCCCTTTTTGCGCATGGCCGTGGCCCACAGGCGCCCGGCCCGGTAGGAGGAACGCACCAGGGGGCCGGACATGACGCCCAGGAAACCGATCTCCTCGGCCTCTTCGGAGAGTTCCAGGAATTCCTGCGGCTTGACCCAGCGGTCCACGGGCAGGTGCCGTTCGGAGGGGCGCAGGTACTGGGTGATCGTGATCAGGTCGGTCCCGGCGTCGTGCAGGTCCTGCAGGGCGGTGGAGATTTCGGCCCGGGTCTCGCCCATGCCCAGGATCAGGTTGGACTTGGTGACCATCCCGTGGTCCCGGCCCTGGGTGAGGACGTCCAGGGAGCGGTCGTAGCGGAAGGCCGGGCGGATGCGCTTGAAGATCCGCGGGACGGTCTCCACGTTGTGGGCGAACACCTCCGGGGCGGAGTCGCAGATCGCCTTGATGTGCCCGGGCTTGCCGGAGAAGTCCGGGATGAGCAGCTCCACGCCCGTGTTCGGGTTCAGCTCGTGGATCTTGCGCACCGTTTCGGCGTAGAGCCACACGCCCTCATCGGCCAGGTCGTCGCGGGCCACCCCGGTCACGGTCGCGTAGCGCAGGTTCATCTGCACCACGGACCGGGCGACCTTGGTGGGCTCGAACCTGTCGATCGGGGAGGGCCTGCCCGTGTCGATCTGGCAGAAATCACAGCGGCGGGTGCATTCGGAGCCGCCGATGAGGAACGTGGCCTCCCGGTCCTCCCAGCACTCGAAGATGTTCGGGCAGCCGGCCTCCTCGCACACCGTGTGCAGGCCCTGGCCCTTGACCAGGTTCTTCATCGCAATGTACTCCGGGCCCATCTCGACCTTGGCCTTCATCCATTCCGGCTTGCGCTCCACCGGCACGGCCGCGTTGCGCTGCTCAATCCGCAACATCTTCCGACCCTCGGGTGCCAGCGTCACAGGAGTGCTCCTTCCGCCGGGCTGTGCTCAGGGGAGCCGGCTGCAGTTTTAAGTTCGGGAAGCGCCGGGGCCGGCTTGACGACAAGCGGGGCCAAAAGGCGGGTGGCCGCAGCCTTCAGGACGGGAACCAGGTCCGCGGGAGCGACGTCGACGCCGGTTTCGGCAGCAATGGTGGTGGTGCCGGCGTCGGTGATGCCGCAGGCGATGATCTGGGCGTAGGGCGCAAGGTCGTTGTTCGCGTTGATGGCGATGCCGTGCATGGTCACGCCCTCGTGGACCCGGATGCCGATGGCGGCGATCTTCCGGTCGGGGCCCAAGTCGTCGGCCGGCAGCCAAATGCCGGCCCGGCCGTGGACCCGGACGCCGGCCACGCCAAAGGCGGCCAGCGTTTCAATGATGATTTCTTCCAGCGTGGTGACATATTCGCGGATCCCATGGGCATCCTGCAGCTTCAGGATGGGGTAGGCGACCAGCTGGCCGGGGCCGTGCCATGTCAGCTTTCCGCCGCGGTCCACGTTGATGACCGGGGTGCCGTCGAAAGGACGTTCGTGATCTTCGGTGCGTTTTCCAGCCGTGTAGACAGCGGAATGTTCGAGCAGCAGCACCGTGTTTCCCGCAGTGCCGGCGACGACGGCGTCGTGAACGGTGCGTTGTTGGTCCCAGGCGCCGCTATAGTCGACAAAATCCGGGGCAAAACCGACCTCTGTGAACTCAACAGTCATGTACGCCAGTTTAGGGGACGAACGTACTTCGTCTAAATCGCCTAGAAACGCGGATGTGCTCCGTGCCTGTGGATAACTTTCGGCAAGGTTCGCGAAAAGGGACTATCACTGACCTATGGATGCAAACAGGGTCGAGGCGCGCCAGGGGCAGCCCCCTGTCCTGGACGGGTTCGATGCCGTGCGCCGGCTGGGCGGCGGCGCCCAGGCGGAGGTCTGGCTGGTCCGGCCGGTGGACGGGGGCGCGCCGTTGGCGGCCAAGTGCTTTGCTGCGGCCGGGGAAGGCCTCTCCGGGCTGACGGCGGCAACACGTCACAATGAAACGGAGATCACACAAGAGTGGCGGATCCTGGCCCATTATGACCACGAGCACTTGGTGCGCATGCACGGGCTGGTCCGGCTGGGTGGACCGTGGCAGGGAGGGTCGGCGCTGCTGATGGACTATGCAGCCGGAGGCTCCGTCCGGGACATGGTGGCGGCCCGCGGGCCGTTGTCCGTGGGCGAGTGCGTCACCGTCCTGACGCCGTTAGGAAAGGTGTTGTCATATCTGCACGGGCGCGGCGTGGTCCATGGGGACGTGGCACCCGGCAACGTGCTGCTGACCGCACTCGGAAAGCCTGTCCTGGGGGACCTCGGGCTTGCCCGTCTCGCGGTCCAGCCGCACGGACGCGATGCGGGCACGCCGGGCTTCTTCTGCCTGATGGACGACGTCGTGTCCCCGGCCTCCGACGTCTACGCGATGGCCGCCGTGGGCTGGTTTGCCCTGACGGGACACGCGCCGGCAGCCACCCGGGACAGGATGCCATTGGGCATGTATGCGCGCGAGGTGCCCGACGAACTCGCCGCCGCCCTCGAGGCGGGCCTTGCCGAGGACGCGGCCCAACGCCCGACCGCGGCCGAGCTGGCCCAGGCGGTCTTCCGCAGCGCCCGGGCCGAACCCCTGGCCCTGGCGCAATCGGTGCATCCGAGCGTGTTGCCGGAACTGCTCACCCGGCGCGACGTCCGCGCACCGGCGCAGGGGCTGTTCTGGCCGCTGCTGCGCAGGCGCAGGTTGCGCTTAGCCCGACCGGGACGCCGGCAGGGCCGTTCATGGCCGGGGGACCGGCGAAGCGGACAGCGGCGTGGCGGCGGGTCGGCCGGTGGGCACCTGGTGATGCCATACGTGGTGGCGGCGGCCGCCGTTGCCTTGGCCGGCGCGGGTTTCGCCGGGTGGCACGTGACGGCCGGAAGCGGGGCAGCCGCCGACTCCCGGTCGCCGGCGGCCGCATCAGCACCGGCCACCACGTCCGCCACGGCCGCGGTG
This genomic stretch from Arthrobacter dokdonellae harbors:
- the lipA gene encoding lipoyl synthase, producing MTLAPEGRKMLRIEQRNAAVPVERKPEWMKAKVEMGPEYIAMKNLVKGQGLHTVCEEAGCPNIFECWEDREATFLIGGSECTRRCDFCQIDTGRPSPIDRFEPTKVARSVVQMNLRYATVTGVARDDLADEGVWLYAETVRKIHELNPNTGVELLIPDFSGKPGHIKAICDSAPEVFAHNVETVPRIFKRIRPAFRYDRSLDVLTQGRDHGMVTKSNLILGMGETRAEISTALQDLHDAGTDLITITQYLRPSERHLPVDRWVKPQEFLELSEEAEEIGFLGVMSGPLVRSSYRAGRLWATAMRKKGRDIPEHLAHIAEGIEDSGHTRQEAASLIAAH
- a CDS encoding serine/threonine protein kinase: MDANRVEARQGQPPVLDGFDAVRRLGGGAQAEVWLVRPVDGGAPLAAKCFAAAGEGLSGLTAATRHNETEITQEWRILAHYDHEHLVRMHGLVRLGGPWQGGSALLMDYAAGGSVRDMVAARGPLSVGECVTVLTPLGKVLSYLHGRGVVHGDVAPGNVLLTALGKPVLGDLGLARLAVQPHGRDAGTPGFFCLMDDVVSPASDVYAMAAVGWFALTGHAPAATRDRMPLGMYAREVPDELAAALEAGLAEDAAQRPTAAELAQAVFRSARAEPLALAQSVHPSVLPELLTRRDVRAPAQGLFWPLLRRRRLRLARPGRRQGRSWPGDRRSGQRRGGGSAGGHLVMPYVVAAAAVALAGAGFAGWHVTAGSGAAADSRSPAAASAPATTSATAAVGGASAAESAEPAGKQAAAAGKRLADSTSRNAAVLASLGPQAVKIPEQVRDGLMSDAPETALAALGWVRSYALSTADRGLLETVNAAGSPAMAADAKVVSALAGAGHSFTGLDTTISGVAVAKEQLVSGGSDAPYAAVTVSATVTTSAFAEQDARGAVVYAQPREQQQRLLIVLVQAGSRWVVQQILPGGG
- the lipB gene encoding lipoyl(octanoyl) transferase LipB, translated to MTVEFTEVGFAPDFVDYSGAWDQQRTVHDAVVAGTAGNTVLLLEHSAVYTAGKRTEDHERPFDGTPVINVDRGGKLTWHGPGQLVAYPILKLQDAHGIREYVTTLEEIIIETLAAFGVAGVRVHGRAGIWLPADDLGPDRKIAAIGIRVHEGVTMHGIAINANNDLAPYAQIIACGITDAGTTTIAAETGVDVAPADLVPVLKAAATRLLAPLVVKPAPALPELKTAAGSPEHSPAEGALL